One segment of Gopherus flavomarginatus isolate rGopFla2 chromosome 8, rGopFla2.mat.asm, whole genome shotgun sequence DNA contains the following:
- the LOC127057253 gene encoding uncharacterized protein LOC127057253, whose translation MQQQDMSKSSSGLNTSSHRFCKSYSSHCSALSDTDTTLPVLSRHRGILQQSTDLGISSPLPSDSFKYLTWHELKEHDVRGNEIRCPRVREGPSAEELFFRGEEDALQARKQVTEKEEWQQRLQENWENCANLNLSFQDLGDLYQLENFNRILRRLIRVERLWLVDNSLTDLSAIRLPRCKELNVSKNHFTSFKQLPKIPQIRHLSLADNNIETLSGILDLRSTPLESLILKRNPCEFKENYRQLVFSNLPNLRMLDGVPKLLEDCPPPENSFLSKICAIL comes from the exons CTCCTCAGGTCTGAATACAAGCAGCCATAGATTCTGTAAATCCTATTCCTCTCACTGTTCTGCTCTAAGTGATACAGATACTACTTTGCCAGTTTTATCAAGACACAGAGGAATACTCCAGCAGAGCACTGACTTAGGGATATCTTCACCA CTTCCCTCAGACTCCTTCAAGTATCTCACTTGGCATGAGTTAAAAGAACATGATGTTCGCGGAAATGAGATTCGTTGCCCCCGGGTGAGAGAAG GGCCTTCAGCAGAAGAGCTGTTTTTCAGAGGAGAAGAAGATGCCTTGCAAGCAAGAAAACAAGTAACAGAAAAAGAGGAATGGCAACAGAGGCTGCAAGAAAACTGGGAAAACTGTGCA AATTTGAACCTTTCATTTCAGGACTTGGGAGACCTTTACCAGCTAGAAAACTTTAACAGGATTCTCCGGAGATTAATTCGAGTGGAAAGGCTTTGGCTGGTGGATAATTCTTTGACGGACCTAAGTGCCATAAGGTTGCCAAG atgcaaagaattaaaTGTCAGTAAAAATCATTTTACATCCTTCAAACAGCTGCCAAAGATACCTCAGATTCGTCACTTGTCACTGGCTGATAACAACATTGAGACACTAAGTGGGATATTAGACTTGAGATCTACTCCACTAGAATCCCTTATACTCAAGAGGAACCCCTGTGAGTTTAAAGAAAACTACAGGCAACT AGTGTTCTCCAATTTGCCAAACTTGAGAATGCTGGATGGAGTCCCAAAGCTGCTAGAGGATTGTCCACCTCCAGAAAACAGTTTTCTTTCAAAAATATGCGCCATACTGTAG